The segment CGCCGAGGGCGGCAAACGGGTTTATTACCTGTCGATGGAATTCCTGATCGGGCGTCTCCTTGAGGATGGGATTGTCAATCTGCGTCTGGTCGATCAGGCGCGCGACGCGCTGGCCGGATTGGGACAGGATTTTGACACCGTTTTGCTGGACGAACCAGATGCGGCGCTGGGCAATGGCGGCTTGGGCCGACTTGCTGCCTGTTTCCTCGAATCCCTGTCGACGCTGGGTTGCCCTGCGTATGGCTATGGCCTGCGCTACGAACACGGGTTGTTCCGCCAAAGCTTTGTCGACGGCAAACAGATGGAAGCGCCGGAAACCTGGCTGCTGCAACCCCACGCCTGGGAATTTGAGCGCCCCGAGGCGCGGTTCAGGCTGGGATTTGGCGGCAGCGTCACGACCAAGGGCAAAACCGCCGTATGGACGCCCGACAGCTTTGTCGATGCCGAAGCATATGACACCCCCGTCATTGGCTGGCAGGGCCGCTGGGCCAACACGCTGCGCCTGTGGTCCGCCAAGGCCGTGGACCCTTTCGACCTCGACAGTTTCAACACCGGCGATTTTGCCGCCGCTGCGCGGGACGAGGCAATGGCCCGCACCATCAGCCGCGTTCTCTATCCCGACGACACCACCGAACAGGGCAAGGAACTGCGGCTCAAGCAGGAATTCTTTCTGACCTCGTCGGCGCTGCGCGACATCATGCGCCGGTTCGACAGCGAATATGACGATATCACCAAGCTGCCCGCCAAGGTGGCGATCCAGCTGAACGACACCCACCCGGCCATCGCTGGACCCGAACTTGTTCGGCTGCTGCATGACGAACGTGGCCTGACCTTCAAGGCGGCGATGGATCTGGCGCAGGGCTGTCTGAGCTATACCAACCACACGCTGCTTCCCGAGGCGCTGGAGACCTGGCCCGAGGGGCTGTTTGGCAAGCTGCTGCCGCGCCATCTGCAAATCGTGGATCAGATTGACCACGCGCATGCCAAGGCCAATCCCAGTCGCAAGGTGTCGGCCCGTGCCGAGGGTCAGGTCAAGATGGGCGAGCTGTCGTTCATCATGGCGCACAAGGTCAACGGCGTCTCGGCACTTCACACCGAGTTGATGAAAACCACCGTGTTCAAGGAATTGCATCGGCTGCACCCGGACCGCATCCTGAACCAGACCAACGGCGTCACGCCGCGCCGCTGGCTGCTGTCGTGCAACCCGCGCCTGTCGTCGCTGATCACCGACACCATCGGCGAAGATTGGGCCGACGATCTGGATCAGCTCAAGGGGTTGGAGCCGCATGTGGCAGACGCCGCTTGGCTCGACCGCTATGCCAAGGCCAAGCTGGACAACAAGGCAGAACTGTCAAATTGGATGGGCGACGCGCACGGGATCAAAGTCGACCCGGCGATGATCATTGATGTGCAAATCAAACGTCTGCACGAATACAAGCGCCAACACCTGAACATCCTGGAAACCATCGCCCTGTGGCAAGAGGTCAAGGCCAATCCCGGTGCGAACTGGACTCCGCGTCTAAAACTGTTCGCCGGCAAAGCCGCG is part of the Puniceibacterium sp. IMCC21224 genome and harbors:
- a CDS encoding glycogen/starch/alpha-glucan phosphorylase, encoding MVSRNTLTAEQFRDAILKHLTYALGKDPGHAQVQDWRMALSLAVRDQIVDSWFAATRKTYAEGGKRVYYLSMEFLIGRLLEDGIVNLRLVDQARDALAGLGQDFDTVLLDEPDAALGNGGLGRLAACFLESLSTLGCPAYGYGLRYEHGLFRQSFVDGKQMEAPETWLLQPHAWEFERPEARFRLGFGGSVTTKGKTAVWTPDSFVDAEAYDTPVIGWQGRWANTLRLWSAKAVDPFDLDSFNTGDFAAAARDEAMARTISRVLYPDDTTEQGKELRLKQEFFLTSSALRDIMRRFDSEYDDITKLPAKVAIQLNDTHPAIAGPELVRLLHDERGLTFKAAMDLAQGCLSYTNHTLLPEALETWPEGLFGKLLPRHLQIVDQIDHAHAKANPSRKVSARAEGQVKMGELSFIMAHKVNGVSALHTELMKTTVFKELHRLHPDRILNQTNGVTPRRWLLSCNPRLSSLITDTIGEDWADDLDQLKGLEPHVADAAWLDRYAKAKLDNKAELSNWMGDAHGIKVDPAMIIDVQIKRLHEYKRQHLNILETIALWQEVKANPGANWTPRLKLFAGKAAPGYFFAKDIIRLINDVAVILNADPETRDVLQVAFLPNYNVTLAERLIPAADLSEQISTAGKEASGTGNMKFALNGALTVGTLDGANVEIREHVGADNFFLFGMTADEVDARRAIDGHAAQAVAADPRLAAALKAISDGVFSPGDKDRYANIVENLTGPDYFLVSSDFTDYWRAQREVDIAFADTANWMRMAALNTARSGWFSSDRTIRGYMADIWHAKALRDG